A stretch of DNA from Leptospira barantonii:
AAATCCTTTTTCGGCAACCATTAAGGTTTGATAATATTTGATTTCCGAATCGCTCGACACAAAAGGCGTTTTGAGATCGAGTTTGGAACGGTTGAAGGCTAAGAAAACGACAACGAGCGCATATACGGCATAACGCACGTATGGAGAGGACAATCGGTTTAACATTTTGTTTATTCCGTAAATATAATATGAAACGGATCGGTCTTTTTACCTTCATCCAGAGAATGACTGATATCGGAGGTCGGATCTTTTTTTCTCTGAACTTCCGCTTTTTCTTTCCAACAAACGGAGGAATACGGATTTTTTTGGACACAACGATCCAACAAGGATTCTCCCAAAGTTCTTTGGTTTGTGTCCTTCCGAAGGATTAAGGAAGCAAGAACCAAACTTTCTTCGGAACGAATCCAGATCTGATTCTTTACGATTTCTTCCGTCGGATAGGAGAATCGGTTTTTTTTACCCGAAGCGGTTTTTTCTTTGTAAATCGAGAAGTTATCCGATTCGATTTCGTTCTGAACGGAGACCAAGATCAGGTTTCTCAATCTTTGATCCCAGGTAAGTTGAAAACATAAAAAGGCGATCGATATAAGCGCAATCACATAATCGATTTTGAATATGATCCCGCTTGGTTTAAAAGTTCCGAGCTTCGGACTCAAACGAATTCGGATCAAAGAGATACAAAGCACCGCTGGAATGAAAAAATGCTGCTCTCCCAGATTGAAATCAAAGAATTCATGAACGGAAACGAAGACTAAAATTCCGCTTAGAAAAATTCCTAAATTGAAAACTTCCGAACTTTTGGAGGCTAACATACGATAGGCGAGAATCGCTAAATAACAGGCGATCCAGAGAAACACGACGGATCCTAAAATTCCAAGACTCGTAAAGGTTTCCACATAGAGATTGTGCGCTTGCGGATACGATCGGAAAGAATGTAGAAACCGATAAAAATCATCATATCCCTTTCTTCCCGAATGAGTTCCCGGAAAATGAGCCAAAAGAGAATCTGCGTCCAATCCGATTCCAAAGATCGGAGAGTCCTGCAAAACGGATTGGAAATGAAAATTCCAAAGAGAGAAACGAATCCATAACGTTTCCGGGCTGAAATAACGGGTAGAGATTTCCTTTGGCACAAGAAAAACTGTGCCGATCAAAATCAAAAATATCACAACGGAAACTGAAATCAAAATTCTATAGAAATTTTGATTCTTACTCCAGCGAAATAGGAACAAACAAAAAGACGCAAGGGCAAAAGCCAATAAACTCGCTCGTGATTGGTTGAAAAATGCGAGAT
This window harbors:
- a CDS encoding O-antigen ligase family protein, translating into MSQYLNFKSIPLLIVVFALALLFFFDPSNPALSRDSVVFGFFVWAVCVGIAYKKKKSEIHPLFFLACLLLIGLSTINGINRAPLVYFPQKLNLKLLYVAALCITIYLFFKNVHPIFLFVHTVAFSCSPPLFSSIKSVPLLLFVIASFFYLAPKRIRFQRLHAIVSVFFFLVLISSLLSYKSQSSLLQLCLILSGILIFFLLSSYPSRFLKKGLLLILSINLLLNSINLISALHTIWPFDLLRPPLFLTYAGFPVSAIAVISSFSALIVFYTAYQYRRFSWILVPGGLIAIYLAFFNQSRASLLAFALASFCLFLFRWSKNQNFYRILISVSVVIFLILIGTVFLVPKEISTRYFSPETLWIRFSLWNFHFQSVLQDSPIFGIGLDADSLLAHFPGTHSGRKGYDDFYRFLHSFRSYPQAHNLYVETFTSLGILGSVVFLWIACYLAILAYRMLASKSSEVFNLGIFLSGILVFVSVHEFFDFNLGEQHFFIPAVLCISLIRIRLSPKLGTFKPSGIIFKIDYVIALISIAFLCFQLTWDQRLRNLILVSVQNEIESDNFSIYKEKTASGKKNRFSYPTEEIVKNQIWIRSEESLVLASLILRKDTNQRTLGESLLDRCVQKNPYSSVCWKEKAEVQRKKDPTSDISHSLDEGKKTDPFHIIFTE